A genomic window from Desulforegula conservatrix Mb1Pa includes:
- a CDS encoding transposase, with translation GFQHEPHVTGGGKAAVEHPSFKWVNIILGNLKNALKGTYHAINRKHVPRYLAEFQYRFNRRYDLPSMIHRLIYVALRTPPMPSTMLSMAEAEW, from the coding sequence CTGGTTTCCAGCACGAACCCCATGTTACTGGAGGTGGTAAAGCAGCTGTAGAGCATCCATCCTTCAAATGGGTCAATATAATACTTGGTAACTTAAAAAATGCGCTCAAAGGTACTTATCATGCAATTAATCGCAAGCATGTTCCGCGGTACCTGGCAGAATTTCAGTACAGATTCAATCGCCGATATGATCTGCCGTCCATGATTCACAGACTGATTTATGTTGCTCTTAGGACTCCACCCATGCCATCAACCATGCTTTCTATGGCTGAAGCAGAGTGGTAA
- a CDS encoding TolC family protein codes for MRKLISLFLVIPMFFGFQKIPESMAGERLSLNKAISMAYSASQSMKKTSEQLEGSIQAEKSVNADFLPKAEASYSLRQYQDVPYAQNGAVILKRSDRTHAEWGVGLIQPLFTGFALSSRLEIAKLGTAAMEEERVATRLNVVEGVKKAYYNLLLTRRILDVADEAVENLKAHESDAAKYYAQGVIPLNDLLKTKVELANAIQEKEKAEAGRRMAAASLLKL; via the coding sequence ATGCGGAAACTCATTTCGTTATTCCTTGTTATTCCGATGTTTTTCGGATTTCAAAAAATTCCTGAATCCATGGCCGGAGAACGTCTTTCACTGAACAAGGCCATATCAATGGCGTATTCGGCCAGTCAGAGCATGAAAAAGACATCCGAGCAGCTTGAGGGATCCATTCAGGCAGAAAAAAGCGTAAATGCTGATTTTCTACCCAAAGCAGAAGCTTCATATTCCCTCAGGCAGTATCAGGATGTCCCCTATGCTCAGAACGGCGCCGTGATTCTGAAAAGAAGCGACAGAACCCATGCTGAATGGGGTGTCGGCCTGATACAGCCCCTTTTCACAGGATTCGCCCTTTCAAGCAGGCTGGAGATCGCAAAACTTGGCACTGCAGCCATGGAAGAGGAAAGGGTGGCTACAAGGCTTAATGTAGTGGAAGGAGTGAAAAAGGCATACTATAATCTTCTTCTCACACGCAGGATTCTGGACGTTGCTGACGAAGCAGTGGAAAACCTGAAGGCCCACGAATCCGACGCTGCAAAATATTACGCCCAGGGCGTCATTCCTTTGAACGATCTTCTAAAGACAAAGGTCGAGCTTGCCAATGCCATTCAGGAGAAAGAAAAGGCTGAGGCCGGAAGAAGAATGGCCGCCGCGTCCCTGCTCAAGCTCTAA
- a CDS encoding YehS family protein: MINNDILRRVRYALNINDSAMIEIFKQADYQMPIPELVRLLKKDDEPGFVECSDIIMEYFLNGLIYSRRGKIESKQGQEKNPASQLSNNTILKKLRIALELREEDMLDIMELSDMKVSKSELTALFRKEGHKNYKDCGDQFLRNFIKGITIRFRSI; this comes from the coding sequence ATGATCAACAACGACATACTTAGAAGAGTCAGATACGCATTGAATATTAATGACTCCGCAATGATTGAGATATTCAAACAGGCAGATTACCAGATGCCTATACCAGAGCTGGTCCGCCTGCTTAAAAAAGACGATGAGCCAGGGTTTGTGGAATGCAGCGATATAATAATGGAGTATTTTCTTAATGGCCTGATTTATTCAAGAAGGGGAAAAATCGAATCAAAACAGGGCCAGGAGAAAAATCCGGCCAGCCAATTATCAAACAATACGATACTTAAAAAACTCAGAATTGCTCTGGAATTAAGGGAAGAGGACATGCTGGACATCATGGAACTCAGTGATATGAAGGTATCAAAATCAGAACTCACAGCGCTTTTCAGAAAAGAAGGGCACAAAAACTACAAGGATTGCGGAGATCAGTTTCTAAGAAATTTCATCAAGGGGATTACAATTCGATTCAGATCAATCTGA
- a CDS encoding homocysteine S-methyltransferase family protein: MDFLEALKKQVIVLDGAMGTMIQNLGFGTSEFGGEQFQMLSDLLNFSRPDSLKDIHIAYFKAGCNAVETNTFGASPLRLKEFDFSGIDTSAFYAVPEGFDITKNSYEDMAYHLSKAGCIAARRAVEEYSALPEYDGRPLFVVGSIGPSNHVLTSTKADLKISFWEEIEDNFYHQVLGLLDGGADVLLYETQQDALELKAAVSGGLKAMNEKGKRIPIMAQITVDAFSRMQIFGTDVVAALTALQGCGIDTFGVNCSIGPDLMEPTVEKLCRFSRIPVSVLPNAGMPESENGKTVYKLQPDVFASYLEKFVTKYGVSIVGGCCGTTPAHIKAACELLKNVKPKERTPVKGTFIAGPQKAVELDGSTGLIRIGERLNVRGSKKVREAVEGGAALIDFEALEEVASEQIKDLGISIIDVCMDSNVVDTKKVLPEVIKGMTVDFDAAMCIDSFDVEALVEAVKVYPGRPIINSISLEDHGNGKSKLDVLVPATSFHNPVYIALCADSEGPATTAEGKEKLARQIVEKCAVYGVVPEQLIIDLNAFPIGSEPDPSMNFALSSLEGVARVKAIHPDLRTSMGVGNLTNGLAKKPYMRVVLTSVFLAEARKKGLDAAIVNPNHYVPVETLDPEDRDLALSIIFNRDMDAFAKLEEKAELKKGIVTVKRSSYEGFSPEDALCEKIKDGFKERTNAVIDVDGFNYEYQDKIIEDAAKAIKTVPPLDLINDYLMKAMQELGNKFAAGEASLPHLLKSADIMKQVMGFIEFYIKQNGGAATSAKGTIVLGTVHQDVHSIGKDLAKTLLENYGYRVIDLGVQVPLASYIETAKAENATAIGMSALLVQTASHMITVAKMMKEAGLDIPVLIGGAPINLRHAATVAMAGKESETEIKSDVFYCASAMDCVNVMESLSGARRDEFIKNNRELLLKNLVRQKERDERIEKQEATLPRRTVSFDDHNAPEFVSGPKRIDIALKSLELDEKSLFSLNWAMGPGKVSSFKPEDARKVKADMIEKADKNGWITPRGAYAILPCVRKGSEIIIFDKENDKELGRIACNDMISGDRKEVFSLADYYKEGEIDRIGLQIVTAGMASAVAAKELRVKGDEESAFLLYGLAARTAEDLADVVQEMIMNDVCIDKKRGQRFSPGYPGLKNIENNRVIFNILNAADLGAVITPASAFEPVATTAAVVCFHPDVCYS; this comes from the coding sequence ATGGATTTTCTTGAGGCTTTAAAAAAACAGGTGATAGTTCTGGACGGAGCAATGGGCACAATGATCCAGAATCTTGGGTTTGGAACTTCTGAGTTTGGCGGTGAGCAGTTTCAGATGCTGTCGGATCTTCTCAATTTTTCAAGACCTGATTCCCTTAAGGATATTCATATCGCCTATTTCAAAGCTGGATGCAATGCTGTCGAGACCAATACATTCGGGGCGAGTCCTCTTAGGCTGAAGGAATTTGATTTTTCCGGGATTGATACTTCAGCTTTTTACGCTGTTCCTGAAGGCTTTGATATTACGAAGAATTCTTATGAAGATATGGCCTATCATTTGAGCAAAGCAGGATGTATTGCCGCCCGAAGGGCTGTTGAGGAATATTCAGCTCTTCCGGAATATGACGGTCGGCCTTTATTTGTTGTCGGTTCGATAGGGCCGTCGAATCATGTTCTAACCAGCACCAAGGCAGATCTTAAAATTTCTTTCTGGGAAGAAATCGAGGATAATTTTTATCATCAGGTTTTGGGGCTTCTTGATGGCGGAGCGGATGTTCTTCTTTATGAAACCCAGCAGGACGCACTTGAACTGAAAGCAGCGGTTTCAGGCGGATTAAAGGCCATGAACGAAAAAGGAAAGAGAATTCCGATAATGGCCCAGATCACTGTCGATGCTTTTTCCAGAATGCAGATTTTCGGAACAGATGTTGTTGCCGCCCTTACTGCACTCCAGGGATGCGGAATAGACACTTTCGGAGTAAACTGTTCCATTGGTCCTGATTTAATGGAACCGACCGTTGAAAAATTATGCAGATTCAGCAGGATTCCTGTTTCTGTTCTTCCAAATGCGGGGATGCCGGAATCTGAAAACGGAAAAACTGTTTATAAGCTTCAGCCTGATGTGTTTGCGTCGTATCTGGAAAAATTCGTCACAAAATATGGAGTGAGCATTGTCGGAGGATGTTGCGGAACAACTCCAGCACATATAAAGGCAGCATGCGAGCTGCTGAAAAACGTAAAGCCAAAGGAGAGAACTCCTGTAAAGGGAACTTTTATCGCTGGGCCACAGAAGGCTGTTGAGCTTGACGGCTCCACTGGGCTTATACGAATTGGCGAGCGCCTGAATGTGCGTGGGTCAAAAAAAGTCAGGGAAGCAGTTGAAGGCGGCGCTGCATTAATAGATTTTGAAGCGCTCGAAGAGGTTGCTTCAGAGCAGATCAAGGATCTTGGCATATCAATTATAGATGTGTGCATGGATTCCAATGTCGTTGATACAAAAAAAGTTCTTCCAGAAGTCATAAAAGGCATGACAGTTGATTTTGACGCAGCAATGTGCATCGACTCTTTTGACGTTGAGGCTCTTGTTGAGGCAGTAAAGGTCTATCCTGGGCGTCCGATCATAAATTCAATTTCACTGGAAGATCACGGAAATGGAAAGAGCAAGCTGGATGTTCTGGTTCCTGCGACCTCGTTCCATAACCCTGTTTATATTGCTCTTTGCGCTGATTCAGAAGGCCCTGCAACAACAGCTGAAGGTAAGGAAAAACTTGCTCGTCAAATTGTTGAAAAATGTGCCGTGTACGGCGTTGTGCCTGAACAGCTCATAATAGATCTGAACGCATTCCCAATTGGTTCTGAGCCAGACCCGTCCATGAATTTTGCGCTTTCTTCCCTTGAGGGAGTTGCAAGGGTGAAGGCAATTCATCCTGACCTAAGAACTTCGATGGGCGTCGGCAACCTTACAAACGGCCTTGCCAAGAAGCCATATATGAGGGTTGTTCTTACTTCAGTATTTCTTGCTGAAGCCAGAAAAAAGGGACTCGACGCAGCCATAGTCAATCCGAATCATTACGTGCCTGTTGAAACCCTTGATCCAGAAGACAGAGATCTTGCGCTTTCGATTATTTTCAACAGGGACATGGACGCTTTTGCAAAGCTTGAGGAAAAGGCCGAGCTTAAAAAAGGCATAGTTACAGTTAAAAGAAGCAGTTACGAAGGATTTTCTCCAGAAGACGCCCTTTGCGAAAAGATAAAGGACGGATTTAAGGAAAGAACCAATGCTGTAATTGATGTGGATGGCTTCAACTATGAGTATCAGGACAAAATAATCGAAGATGCAGCAAAGGCAATCAAAACCGTGCCTCCGCTTGATCTCATAAATGATTATCTCATGAAAGCAATGCAGGAACTTGGAAACAAATTCGCTGCTGGCGAGGCTTCTCTGCCACATCTTCTAAAATCTGCGGATATTATGAAGCAGGTGATGGGATTTATAGAATTCTACATTAAGCAGAATGGCGGTGCTGCAACATCAGCCAAAGGAACAATCGTGCTTGGAACAGTTCATCAGGATGTTCACAGCATTGGCAAGGATCTGGCAAAGACTCTTCTTGAGAATTACGGCTACAGGGTAATTGATCTTGGAGTTCAGGTTCCGCTTGCGTCATATATCGAGACAGCAAAGGCTGAAAACGCCACAGCAATAGGTATGAGCGCTCTTCTTGTCCAGACTGCGAGCCATATGATCACTGTAGCAAAAATGATGAAGGAAGCTGGCCTTGATATTCCGGTTCTCATTGGAGGAGCTCCTATCAATCTGAGGCATGCGGCAACAGTCGCAATGGCGGGAAAGGAATCTGAAACAGAAATAAAATCCGATGTTTTTTATTGCGCTTCTGCAATGGACTGCGTGAATGTTATGGAGTCTCTGAGCGGTGCAAGAAGGGATGAGTTTATAAAGAACAATAGGGAGCTGCTTCTTAAAAACCTTGTCAGGCAAAAGGAAAGGGATGAAAGAATAGAAAAGCAGGAGGCTACTCTTCCAAGAAGAACTGTCAGCTTTGACGATCATAATGCTCCTGAATTTGTTTCTGGTCCAAAGAGAATCGATATTGCCCTTAAATCGCTTGAGCTCGATGAAAAATCCCTTTTTTCCCTTAATTGGGCAATGGGGCCAGGGAAAGTGTCTTCTTTCAAGCCTGAGGATGCGCGAAAAGTAAAAGCGGATATGATTGAAAAGGCAGACAAAAACGGCTGGATAACTCCAAGAGGAGCCTATGCAATATTGCCATGTGTCAGAAAAGGTTCGGAAATCATCATTTTTGATAAGGAAAACGACAAGGAACTGGGCAGAATTGCTTGTAACGATATGATTTCAGGAGACAGAAAAGAAGTTTTCTCCCTGGCTGACTATTACAAGGAGGGCGAGATCGACAGAATAGGTCTTCAGATTGTAACTGCAGGAATGGCATCAGCAGTTGCTGCAAAGGAACTGCGGGTAAAAGGCGATGAGGAATCAGCTTTTTTGCTTTACGGACTTGCCGCGAGAACAGCCGAGGATCTTGCTGATGTTGTTCAGGAAATGATTATGAATGACGTCTGTATTGATAAAAAACGTGGTCAGAGATTCAGTCCTGGTTATCCAGGACTCAAGAATATTGAAAACAACAGGGTGATTTTTAATATCCTGAACGCAGCGGATCTTGGCGCGGTTATAACACCTGCATCCGCATTTGAGCCTGTTGCAACAACTGCTGCTGTGGTGTGTTTTCATCCTGATGTCTGTTATTCATAG